From one Rhizobium sp. CIAT894 genomic stretch:
- a CDS encoding potassium transporter Kup — translation MSAESHPNESQMTPKKLFYLTLGSIGVVYGDIGTSPLYAFREALKPVAHDGLTRFEVISLISLMIWALTIIVTIKYVLFLLRADNEGEGGTLSLLALLMKTANGHTAILMLLGLLGAALFLGDAMITPALSVLSAVEGLKLVTPRLSEYIVPISVVILALLFVVQSRGTGAVAKFFGPITAVWFLVMAAAGISHISDDFGILAAFNPYYAVSFLLHEGFYGVVVLGAVFLTVTGAEALYADLGHFGRRPIQWAWFLLVFPSLTLNYLGQGALVLGKPETMSDPFYLMYPQWALLPVVILATAATIIASQAVITGAFSMVRQGINLGFLPRMEILFTSETNTGQIFVPSVNAVLFIGVIFLVLSFKTSDALATAYGISVTGAMVVTSIMAFEFVRARWNWSLPVAVIALAPLVMLEVIFLGANLLKIHDGGYIPILIATAFTVIMWTWRRGTAILMEKTRHTDIPLASFVSSIERKSEHSPAQVPGTAIFLTSDPESAPAALLHNLKHNHVLHDRNVILTIRTVNKPRVPSQDRYKVEQISERFSRVELLFGFMESQNVSQALATLRKTGLKFDIMSTSFYLGRRKLVPDAKSGMPYWQDRLYIALANAAANPSDYFRLPANRVVELGSHVII, via the coding sequence ATGTCCGCAGAAAGCCATCCGAACGAATCCCAGATGACGCCGAAAAAGCTGTTCTATCTGACGCTGGGCTCCATCGGTGTCGTTTACGGCGATATCGGTACCAGCCCGCTCTATGCCTTTCGCGAGGCGTTGAAGCCGGTGGCTCATGACGGCCTCACCCGTTTCGAGGTCATCAGCCTGATCTCGCTGATGATCTGGGCGCTGACGATCATCGTCACCATCAAATACGTGCTCTTCCTGCTGCGCGCCGACAACGAAGGCGAGGGCGGCACGCTGTCGCTGCTTGCTCTTCTGATGAAGACTGCCAACGGCCATACCGCCATCCTGATGCTGCTCGGCCTCCTGGGGGCTGCGCTTTTCCTCGGCGATGCGATGATCACGCCGGCCCTGTCGGTGCTGTCGGCCGTCGAAGGCCTGAAGCTCGTCACGCCCAGGCTCTCGGAATATATCGTGCCGATCTCGGTGGTGATCCTGGCGCTGCTCTTCGTCGTGCAATCGCGCGGCACCGGCGCCGTCGCCAAATTCTTCGGCCCGATCACCGCCGTCTGGTTCCTCGTCATGGCTGCTGCCGGCATTTCGCATATTTCAGACGATTTCGGCATCCTCGCCGCCTTCAATCCCTATTATGCCGTCAGCTTCCTGCTGCATGAGGGCTTCTACGGCGTCGTCGTGCTCGGCGCCGTCTTCCTGACGGTAACGGGCGCGGAGGCGCTTTATGCCGACCTCGGCCACTTCGGCCGCCGCCCGATCCAGTGGGCCTGGTTCCTGCTGGTCTTCCCGTCGCTGACGCTGAACTATCTCGGGCAGGGCGCACTCGTGCTCGGCAAGCCGGAGACGATGTCGGATCCCTTCTACCTGATGTATCCGCAATGGGCGCTGCTGCCGGTCGTCATCCTGGCGACCGCGGCGACGATCATCGCCAGCCAGGCGGTCATAACAGGCGCTTTCTCGATGGTGCGCCAGGGCATCAACCTCGGCTTCCTGCCGCGCATGGAAATCCTCTTCACCTCGGAAACCAATACCGGGCAGATCTTCGTGCCCTCGGTCAATGCCGTGCTGTTCATCGGCGTCATCTTCCTGGTCCTGAGTTTCAAGACGTCGGACGCGCTGGCGACCGCCTATGGTATCTCCGTCACCGGCGCCATGGTCGTCACCTCGATCATGGCCTTCGAATTCGTTCGCGCCCGCTGGAACTGGTCGCTGCCGGTTGCTGTGATCGCGCTCGCACCGCTCGTCATGCTCGAAGTGATCTTCCTCGGCGCCAACCTTCTGAAGATCCACGACGGCGGCTATATCCCGATCCTGATCGCCACGGCCTTTACCGTCATCATGTGGACCTGGCGTCGCGGCACCGCGATCCTGATGGAAAAGACCCGCCACACCGACATTCCGCTCGCCTCCTTCGTCAGCTCGATCGAGCGCAAGAGCGAACATTCGCCGGCCCAGGTTCCCGGCACCGCGATCTTCCTGACCAGCGATCCGGAATCCGCACCCGCCGCCCTGCTGCACAATCTCAAGCATAATCACGTGCTGCACGACCGCAACGTCATCCTGACGATCCGCACCGTCAACAAGCCGCGCGTGCCGAGCCAGGACCGCTACAAAGTCGAGCAGATTTCCGAGCGTTTCTCCCGCGTCGAACTGCTGTTCGGCTTCATGGAATCGCAGAACGTCTCACAGGCGCTTGCGACATTGCGCAAGACCGGACTGAAATTCGACATCATGTCGACCTCCTTCTATCTCGGCCGCCGCAAGCTGGTGCCGGACGCCAAGTCGGGCATGCCCTACTGGCAGGACCGGCTGTACATCGCGCTTGCCAATGCCGCCGCCAACCCCTCGGATTACTTCCGCCTGCCGGCCAACCGCGTGGTGGAACTGGGGTCGCATGTGATTATTTGA
- a CDS encoding cell wall hydrolase produces MRRKSSPRSKLRLLPENWVSPVIFGLAGWLIFPSVASHADLAAMLAGLDREGENWRMVLTNSPAGSIHQAELAFADPAATGSISPGAGMVLPDGRKVAFTAKDKGREDTPDEDRVNRGTKKGRVVAVEKMQPPKDFSAGSILQRTKMLFTPSFDLKDRSAFVKPKIQGKEIEIATSFYKKQPVATDRGVPAMLASLVTSNKADILATAYGPAAPDYSRQSPFDSILTEPDSGRFVPEIGPRDHAWAASVLPPSVFSAGEQQCLASGIYFEARGESVKGQAAVAQVILNRVRNPAYPKTICGVVYQNEDWRNRCQFSFACDSIKDRVNSEYHWRMARDVAMAVTSGKIWLPQVGSATHYHAVYVRPKWAKTMEKVGRIGLHVFYRTYGGGWS; encoded by the coding sequence TTGCGTCGAAAGAGCTCTCCCCGTAGCAAGCTGCGTCTTCTTCCCGAGAACTGGGTATCGCCTGTTATCTTCGGGCTCGCCGGCTGGCTGATTTTCCCGAGCGTCGCATCTCATGCCGATCTCGCCGCCATGCTCGCCGGTCTCGACCGGGAAGGGGAGAACTGGCGTATGGTGCTGACCAATTCGCCGGCCGGCTCGATCCATCAGGCCGAACTAGCCTTTGCCGATCCGGCGGCAACGGGTTCGATCTCACCAGGCGCCGGCATGGTGCTGCCGGATGGCCGCAAGGTTGCTTTCACTGCCAAGGACAAGGGCCGCGAGGACACGCCGGACGAGGATCGCGTCAACCGCGGCACCAAGAAGGGCCGCGTCGTCGCCGTCGAGAAGATGCAGCCGCCGAAGGACTTTTCTGCCGGCTCGATCCTCCAGCGCACGAAGATGCTCTTCACCCCGAGCTTCGATCTCAAGGACAGGTCGGCCTTCGTCAAACCGAAGATCCAGGGCAAGGAAATCGAGATCGCCACTTCTTTCTATAAGAAGCAGCCTGTCGCGACCGATAGGGGCGTGCCGGCAATGCTCGCAAGCCTCGTCACCAGCAATAAGGCCGATATCCTTGCCACCGCCTATGGGCCGGCAGCCCCTGATTATTCCCGCCAGTCGCCCTTCGATTCGATCCTGACCGAGCCGGACAGCGGCCGCTTCGTTCCGGAGATCGGCCCGCGCGATCACGCCTGGGCGGCAAGCGTGCTGCCGCCCAGCGTCTTTTCCGCCGGCGAGCAGCAATGCCTTGCCTCCGGCATCTATTTCGAGGCACGCGGCGAATCGGTAAAGGGCCAGGCGGCCGTCGCCCAGGTCATCCTCAACCGCGTCCGCAACCCTGCCTATCCGAAAACCATCTGCGGCGTCGTCTACCAGAACGAAGACTGGCGCAACCGCTGCCAGTTTTCCTTCGCCTGCGACAGCATCAAGGACAGGGTGAACTCGGAATATCACTGGCGGATGGCCCGCGATGTGGCGATGGCGGTGACATCAGGCAAGATCTGGCTGCCGCAGGTGGGCTCGGCGACTCACTACCATGCCGTCTATGTCAGGCCGAAATGGGCAAAGACCATGGAAAAGGTCGGCCGCATCGGTCTTCACGTCTTCTATCGCACCTATGGCGGCGGCTGGAGCTGA
- a CDS encoding AtpZ/AtpI family protein: protein MADDREESLEKRRAQLGAELATKRAEAGVNEASEARAEVSRKGYAQAMKLSSEFIAAIIVGAVLGYVLDRFVGTAPWGMIVLLLLGFCAGVLNVLRSAGVVAHPLDDDKK from the coding sequence ATGGCGGATGACCGCGAGGAAAGTCTTGAAAAGCGCCGTGCGCAGCTGGGAGCGGAACTCGCGACCAAGCGCGCTGAGGCGGGAGTGAACGAGGCCAGCGAAGCTCGAGCCGAGGTAAGCCGCAAAGGTTATGCCCAGGCGATGAAGCTTTCCAGCGAGTTCATTGCCGCGATCATCGTCGGTGCCGTTCTCGGCTATGTTCTCGACCGTTTTGTTGGCACTGCGCCTTGGGGGATGATTGTTCTTCTGCTTCTCGGATTCTGTGCCGGCGTTCTGAACGTGCTGCGTTCTGCGGGGGTGGTGGCCCATCCCCTTGATGACGACAAGAAATAA
- a CDS encoding F0F1 ATP synthase subunit A yields MSNDPTHQFLIQKIVPIEIGGIDFSFTNASLFMAASAAVAAGFLYFATSNRAIVPGRSQSVAEMSYEFIANMLKEGAGKQGMKFFPLVFSLFMFVLTANLLGMFPYFFTITSQIIVTFALAILVIGTVLVYGFYKHGFHFLNVFVPSGVPGILLPLVVTIEIISFLSRPISLSVRLFANMLAGHITLKVFAGFVASLGALGAVGVGGAVLPLIMTVALTGLEFLVAFLQAYVFAVLTCMYLNDAIHPGGH; encoded by the coding sequence GTGTCTAACGATCCGACTCATCAGTTCCTGATCCAGAAGATTGTGCCGATCGAAATCGGCGGAATTGATTTTTCGTTCACCAATGCATCGCTCTTCATGGCCGCTTCGGCAGCCGTTGCCGCCGGCTTCCTCTATTTCGCGACCTCGAACCGCGCCATCGTGCCGGGCCGTTCGCAGTCGGTCGCCGAAATGTCCTATGAATTCATCGCCAATATGCTGAAGGAAGGCGCGGGCAAGCAGGGGATGAAATTCTTCCCGCTGGTCTTCTCGCTCTTCATGTTCGTGCTGACGGCGAACCTGCTCGGCATGTTCCCTTATTTCTTCACGATCACCAGCCAGATCATCGTCACCTTCGCGCTGGCGATCCTCGTGATCGGCACGGTTCTCGTCTACGGTTTCTATAAGCACGGCTTCCACTTCCTGAATGTCTTCGTGCCCTCGGGCGTGCCGGGCATATTGCTGCCGCTGGTCGTCACGATCGAAATCATTTCCTTCCTGTCCCGTCCGATTTCGCTCTCCGTTCGTCTTTTCGCCAATATGCTCGCCGGTCACATCACGCTGAAGGTGTTCGCAGGCTTCGTCGCCTCGCTTGGAGCCCTCGGTGCGGTCGGTGTCGGCGGCGCAGTTCTTCCCCTCATCATGACCGTCGCCCTGACCGGTCTCGAGTTCCTCGTCGCCTTCCTTCAGGCTTACGTCTTTGCGGTGCTGACTTGCATGTACCTCAACGACGCAATCCATCCGGGCGGGCACTAA
- a CDS encoding F0F1 ATP synthase subunit C produces MEAEAAKFIGAGLACFGMAGTALGLGNIFGSYLSGALRNPSAADSQFGRLVFGFAVTEALGIFSLLVALLLLFAV; encoded by the coding sequence ATGGAAGCGGAAGCAGCAAAGTTCATCGGTGCAGGCCTGGCTTGCTTTGGTATGGCCGGTACGGCTCTCGGCCTCGGCAACATCTTCGGCAGCTACCTCTCCGGCGCTCTGCGCAATCCGTCTGCCGCTGACAGCCAGTTCGGCCGTCTGGTATTCGGCTTCGCCGTTACGGAAGCTCTGGGCATCTTCTCGCTGCTCGTTGCTCTCCTCCTCCTCTTCGCCGTCTGA
- a CDS encoding F0F1 ATP synthase subunit B → MFFVTPAYAEEAPAAATGTDAHAAPAAGEVHTETGVAEGEHARGPFPPFDSTTYASQLLWLVITFSVFYLLMQKVIAPRIGAILDQRHTRLSQDLEEAGRLKAEADAAVQTYEGELAAARAKSNAIGAAARDAAKLKAEEDRRAVEASLSEKIKAAEVRIADIKAKAFADVGTIAEETAAAVVEQLIGGTAAQADVAAAVAAAKKEA, encoded by the coding sequence ATGTTTTTTGTGACCCCGGCTTACGCTGAAGAAGCGCCGGCGGCAGCGACCGGCACGGATGCGCACGCCGCTCCGGCCGCAGGCGAGGTCCATACCGAGACCGGTGTTGCCGAAGGCGAACACGCCCGTGGCCCGTTCCCGCCTTTCGATTCGACGACCTACGCATCCCAGCTGTTGTGGCTGGTGATTACGTTCAGCGTCTTTTACCTCCTTATGCAAAAGGTCATCGCGCCGCGCATCGGGGCTATCCTCGATCAGCGCCACACGCGCCTCTCCCAGGATCTGGAAGAAGCCGGCCGCCTGAAGGCGGAAGCCGACGCTGCCGTCCAGACCTATGAAGGCGAACTGGCGGCTGCCCGCGCCAAGTCGAATGCGATCGGCGCTGCTGCACGCGATGCCGCCAAGCTCAAGGCCGAAGAGGATCGCCGCGCTGTCGAGGCGAGCCTGTCGGAAAAGATCAAGGCTGCCGAAGTCCGTATCGCCGACATCAAGGCGAAGGCCTTCGCCGACGTCGGCACCATTGCCGAGGAAACGGCGGCTGCCGTCGTCGAACAGCTGATCGGCGGCACCGCTGCCCAGGCAGATGTCGCCGCCGCCGTCGCGGCCGCCAAGAAGGAGGCTTGA
- a CDS encoding F0F1 ATP synthase subunit B, translating into MDIFHLDATFFAFVGLVLFLALVVYLKVPGMMARSLDDRADQIRNELAEAKRLREEAQHLLAEYQRKRKEAEAEAAHIVAAAEREAQMLTAEAKKKTEEFVANRTALSEQKIKQAEAEAMKAVRSAAVDLAIAAAETVLAKQADGKVQSELFGNAIGQVKTRLN; encoded by the coding sequence ATGGATATTTTTCACCTTGACGCCACTTTCTTCGCCTTTGTCGGCCTCGTCCTCTTCCTGGCGCTGGTCGTTTACCTGAAGGTTCCGGGCATGATGGCGCGCTCCCTCGACGACCGCGCCGACCAGATCCGCAACGAATTGGCCGAAGCCAAGCGTCTGCGCGAAGAGGCCCAGCATCTGCTGGCCGAATACCAGCGCAAGCGCAAGGAAGCGGAAGCGGAAGCCGCCCACATCGTTGCCGCTGCCGAGCGTGAAGCCCAGATGCTGACCGCCGAGGCGAAGAAGAAGACGGAAGAATTCGTCGCCAACCGCACGGCGCTTTCCGAGCAGAAGATCAAGCAGGCCGAGGCCGAGGCGATGAAGGCGGTCCGTTCCGCCGCCGTCGATCTCGCAATCGCGGCCGCCGAAACGGTGCTCGCCAAGCAGGCGGACGGCAAGGTCCAGTCCGAACTCTTCGGCAATGCCATCGGCCAGGTCAAGACCCGGCTCAACTGA